One Spirochaeta africana DSM 8902 genomic window carries:
- a CDS encoding alpha-glucosidase: protein MKSIELPREWWKDAVVYQIYTRSFLDSNGDGIGDFGGVIAQLDYLQRLGVDVIWLSPFCDSPNDDNGYDISDYRRIHPEFGDLEQFVIMASEAHRRGIKIMMDLVMNHTSDEHPWFVESRSSRDNPKRDWYIWRDPAPGGGKPNNWDSYFGGAAWEWDEQTGQYYLHTFSTKQPDLNWANPAVRQEMHRIAEFWIAHGVNAFRLDAVHHIGKPVGLPDYTDYKHEREFRLYKNLPETHAYLQEMHDQIFAPHNVFTVGETGGTTPGSSRKYVDRDRGELNMIHHFEQLFLPNPGNAADIQRNMQRWFKALSRRGWDAQFFSNHDLPRQVSAFGNDRELRGKSAAAIATVLLTAWGTPFIYQGEEIGMTNFPFAEMDDFRDRHGLSWYQRDLAHGEDPELAWARMLQENRDNSRTPMQWSEARHAGFTAGEPWIPVNPNHVSVNVAAQESDSDSTLSWYRRLIALRRQHRVLRRGSFRILRRTASRDVVCFVRRLSGKPQAAGEVRRVLVLVNWTGSQAEARLPRRIAGASRRRFSCAAVNYRYRDAGRSLSAEGRKTVLRPYEARVYLEEPKKI from the coding sequence ATGAAATCGATCGAATTGCCACGCGAGTGGTGGAAGGATGCCGTGGTCTACCAGATATATACCCGCAGTTTTCTGGACAGCAATGGCGATGGCATTGGTGACTTTGGCGGGGTGATAGCACAACTGGATTATCTGCAGCGGCTGGGCGTTGATGTTATCTGGCTGAGCCCCTTCTGTGATTCCCCGAATGATGACAACGGCTATGACATCTCGGACTACCGGCGTATCCATCCGGAGTTCGGGGACCTTGAGCAGTTTGTGATTATGGCCAGTGAGGCACACCGTCGCGGAATAAAAATCATGATGGATCTGGTGATGAATCACACCTCGGATGAACATCCCTGGTTTGTGGAGTCGCGCAGCTCGCGGGATAACCCGAAACGGGACTGGTATATCTGGCGGGATCCTGCCCCAGGCGGCGGGAAGCCCAACAACTGGGACAGCTATTTCGGGGGAGCTGCCTGGGAATGGGATGAGCAGACCGGGCAGTATTATCTGCACACCTTTTCCACCAAGCAGCCGGATCTGAACTGGGCCAATCCCGCGGTGCGCCAGGAGATGCACCGGATTGCCGAGTTCTGGATTGCACACGGGGTGAATGCCTTCCGGCTGGATGCTGTGCATCATATCGGCAAGCCAGTGGGGCTGCCGGACTATACCGATTACAAGCACGAGCGGGAATTCCGGCTGTACAAGAATCTGCCGGAAACCCATGCGTACCTGCAGGAGATGCATGATCAGATATTTGCCCCGCATAATGTGTTTACGGTTGGCGAAACCGGCGGCACCACCCCCGGATCCTCCCGGAAGTATGTTGATCGGGATCGTGGTGAACTGAACATGATCCATCACTTCGAGCAGCTGTTTCTGCCCAACCCGGGTAATGCAGCCGATATCCAGCGAAACATGCAGCGCTGGTTCAAGGCGTTGAGCCGCCGGGGCTGGGATGCCCAGTTCTTTTCCAACCACGATCTGCCTCGCCAGGTGTCGGCATTCGGGAATGACCGTGAGCTGCGCGGCAAGTCGGCGGCTGCGATTGCAACTGTCCTGCTGACCGCCTGGGGCACCCCGTTTATTTACCAGGGTGAGGAGATTGGCATGACCAATTTCCCGTTTGCCGAAATGGATGATTTTCGTGATCGCCACGGCCTGTCGTGGTATCAGCGTGATCTGGCGCATGGCGAGGATCCCGAGCTTGCCTGGGCGAGGATGCTGCAGGAGAATCGGGATAACAGCCGCACCCCGATGCAGTGGAGCGAGGCCCGGCACGCAGGATTTACTGCCGGTGAGCCGTGGATCCCGGTGAACCCCAATCATGTATCGGTGAACGTGGCCGCACAGGAGTCCGATTCCGACTCGACCCTGAGCTGGTATCGCCGCCTGATAGCACTGCGGCGACAGCATCGGGTGCTGCGCCGGGGGAGTTTCAGAATTTTGCGCCGTACCGCCAGTCGGGATGTTGTCTGCTTCGTGCGCAGGCTTTCGGGAAAACCGCAGGCAGCCGGGGAGGTGCGACGGGTGCTGGTGCTGGTGAACTGGACCGGCAGTCAGGCAGAGGCCCGTCTGCCACGGCGCATTGCCGGGGCTTCCCGTCGGCGGTTCAGCTGTGCGGCTGTCAACTATCGCTATCGCGATGCCGGACGATCCCTGTCAGCCGAAGGTCGCAAGACTGTGCTGCGGCCATACGAGGCCCGGGTATATCTGGAGGAACCGAAGAAAATATAG
- a CDS encoding MATE family efflux transporter: MRKNISRLLNRAPVPQILRAGGRMPVLWDPNVADSIPRGDRRKWIFAIAIPIIIQNIVQHLQMVIDRAFLGNLDPRYLSAIGNVMTPFNAVTLFLFSASMGLTILVAQNIGAGRPDRARDFAESSYVYATAFSGLLFLVWYLGASQIFSLLGARGQVLADSTAYVRILAISLFFIGAEITSGAVLQGAGYTRPIMITGITKNLLNILFDYLLIFGNWGFPQLGLQGAAVATVIANAVGAILLTTLALTTRRLPFRYKLAALLRPKWRHYYGAVRIGLPAGFESLLWFSGQLAVVRMVNSLDELAIGIVSLVQGIYLMGLFVYLGFARAATTIVGQLWGKAVAAANASEDGSIAGAAAAPDLLPEQPRPPAGIGEALRAGFHCQKYGFLISLGAAALMLSIPQTLAGIFTRDPEVIRRAAVMIRLAALFVPAQSINIVMGHAIRGTGDTKWMLYSQIFGTIMVVGFSYVMIFPAGFGLAGVYITLIIDEWVRGIINMLRFRMGQNPFRRDTGAVK, from the coding sequence ATGAGAAAGAATATATCACGACTGTTGAACCGGGCCCCGGTACCGCAGATACTGCGAGCCGGGGGACGAATGCCGGTGCTGTGGGACCCGAACGTGGCCGACAGCATTCCGCGCGGAGACCGGCGGAAATGGATCTTTGCTATTGCGATTCCGATCATTATCCAGAACATCGTCCAGCATCTGCAGATGGTCATCGACCGGGCATTCCTCGGCAACCTGGATCCGCGCTACCTGTCGGCAATCGGGAATGTAATGACCCCCTTTAACGCGGTAACGCTGTTTCTGTTCTCGGCGAGCATGGGACTGACCATTCTGGTGGCCCAGAACATCGGTGCGGGGCGACCGGATCGGGCCCGGGATTTTGCAGAAAGCTCCTATGTCTACGCAACCGCCTTTTCCGGCCTGCTGTTCCTGGTCTGGTATCTTGGGGCATCGCAGATCTTTTCGCTGCTGGGTGCCCGGGGGCAGGTTCTGGCCGACTCCACTGCCTATGTCCGGATACTGGCGATCTCGCTGTTTTTTATCGGTGCCGAGATTACCAGCGGGGCAGTGTTGCAGGGGGCTGGTTACACCAGGCCGATCATGATTACCGGAATTACCAAGAATCTGTTGAACATCCTGTTCGACTATCTGCTCATATTCGGTAACTGGGGATTCCCGCAACTGGGCTTGCAGGGCGCTGCGGTGGCCACGGTCATCGCCAATGCCGTTGGCGCCATACTCCTGACCACGCTTGCACTGACTACCCGGCGACTGCCGTTCCGCTACAAGCTGGCCGCTCTGCTGCGTCCGAAATGGCGCCATTACTACGGAGCGGTCAGAATCGGACTGCCGGCGGGATTCGAGTCCCTGCTGTGGTTCAGTGGACAGCTGGCAGTGGTTCGTATGGTCAATTCACTTGATGAACTGGCGATCGGTATCGTTTCGCTGGTACAGGGAATATACCTGATGGGGCTGTTTGTGTACCTCGGATTTGCCAGGGCCGCAACCACCATCGTCGGTCAGCTCTGGGGCAAGGCGGTTGCAGCCGCTAATGCCTCCGAAGACGGCAGCATTGCCGGTGCCGCCGCTGCTCCCGATCTGCTTCCCGAGCAGCCACGACCGCCTGCCGGGATAGGAGAGGCGCTGCGCGCCGGTTTTCACTGTCAGAAATACGGTTTTCTGATCAGCCTGGGGGCCGCCGCATTGATGCTGTCGATCCCGCAGACCCTGGCAGGAATTTTTACCCGCGATCCGGAGGTGATCAGACGGGCGGCTGTAATGATTCGACTGGCTGCCCTGTTCGTTCCGGCTCAGTCAATCAACATTGTAATGGGGCATGCAATCCGGGGAACCGGCGATACGAAGTGGATGCTGTATTCGCAGATCTTCGGCACGATCATGGTAGTCGGATTCAGTTATGTAATGATCTTTCCCGCGGGATTCGGGCTGGCCGGGGTGTACATCACCCTGATTATCGATGAATGGGTGCGCGGCATAATAAATATGCTGCGGTTTCGCATGGGGCAGAATCCCTTTCGCAGGGATACAGGAGCAGTAAAATGA
- a CDS encoding TetR/AcrR family transcriptional regulator, producing the protein MEGATPKGQASKDYIITQSLAVFMQQGYAGTSLQEICRVVGLSKGALYHHFQGKDDLYYQCLERFFCRPMGPSWRVAPADSLRERLHAGFRHIDQAKRDIHTWIGSDDDDAILRFYSFLYEATRRYPEFQQRIDQGDDGKLQELTDAFRAAQQHGEIRRDLDPFLLAMELEAQLQQLLYLRFVNHRMKAADHLLDELFESYWKRLEA; encoded by the coding sequence ATGGAAGGCGCTACACCGAAAGGGCAGGCAAGCAAGGATTATATCATTACGCAATCGCTGGCGGTGTTTATGCAGCAGGGGTATGCCGGCACCTCGCTGCAAGAGATCTGCAGAGTGGTGGGGCTATCGAAGGGTGCCCTGTATCACCATTTTCAGGGCAAGGATGATCTCTACTATCAGTGTCTGGAGCGGTTTTTCTGTCGCCCGATGGGACCAAGCTGGCGGGTTGCCCCGGCCGACAGTCTGCGAGAGCGGCTGCATGCCGGATTCCGGCATATCGATCAGGCCAAGCGGGACATCCATACCTGGATAGGCAGTGACGACGACGATGCGATCCTGCGGTTTTACAGCTTTCTCTACGAGGCTACCCGTCGCTATCCCGAGTTTCAGCAGCGTATCGACCAGGGGGATGACGGCAAGCTCCAGGAGTTGACCGATGCCTTTCGTGCTGCTCAGCAGCACGGCGAGATTCGCCGCGATCTGGATCCGTTTTTGCTGGCCATGGAGCTGGAGGCGCAGCTGCAGCAGCTGCTGTACCTGCGGTTTGTGAATCATCGGATGAAGGCCGCGGATCACCTGCTGGATGAGCTGTTCGAATCCTACTGGAAGCGGTTAGAGGCATAA
- a CDS encoding TolC family protein — protein sequence MKKPRLLISLACGVLLVGAPLLGAETAEFSAGVLRLEEFLDTVARHNPDLQLAELALQEAQAGYRAARAGAGPQLELDADLYSFDRRRIDPENGAPGGPGGAFVAETHTVEPRLRGAVSLLGDGRLNLETGAALRRAEGSPIDANALEYSLKPYVSAQFSQPVFPGGRFIETRSLAARDDLARSGVVAANISQADLQRRLHEIAVEVYGSVSSLRNAVETLGFAVALEDERLAQAEQDLADGLISDRQLLRLQVGANRTREALLNTRDNLRSLERRLEELAGGGIGIGDLELQSDPPVPSFDTPDQPVSADVRRAERRVQEAELQQLIGRVDRAARLSVFARLEPRYPEQRNEPDQPGAAVSDLLEGAGTDWTVGFGLRIPLYDGGAARQTALAEDLAVQQAQIEVQQARDAAEREDADYAERLQLLRQRLDLLEADLELARQTEEDLAERVTAGTAGRLQLDEARLDRMQAADAAQQARWDLAAVLAQRQVLP from the coding sequence ATGAAAAAGCCAAGATTGCTGATTTCGCTGGCCTGTGGGGTATTGCTGGTCGGGGCCCCGCTCCTGGGTGCCGAGACTGCCGAATTCTCTGCAGGGGTTCTGCGACTGGAGGAGTTTCTGGATACAGTTGCGCGCCATAATCCTGATCTGCAGCTGGCCGAGCTGGCACTGCAGGAGGCGCAGGCCGGATATCGTGCGGCCCGTGCCGGGGCGGGCCCGCAGCTGGAGCTGGATGCCGATCTCTACAGCTTTGATCGACGTCGGATCGACCCTGAGAATGGCGCTCCCGGTGGCCCCGGGGGGGCATTCGTAGCCGAGACCCACACTGTCGAACCTCGTCTGCGTGGGGCGGTTTCTCTGCTTGGTGACGGCCGATTGAATCTGGAGACAGGGGCTGCACTGCGCCGCGCCGAGGGTTCGCCGATAGATGCCAATGCCCTGGAGTATTCGCTGAAACCGTATGTTTCCGCACAGTTCAGCCAGCCTGTCTTTCCGGGCGGGCGCTTTATCGAGACACGCAGCCTGGCTGCGCGGGATGATCTGGCGCGTTCCGGGGTTGTGGCGGCGAATATCAGCCAGGCCGATTTGCAGCGACGCCTTCACGAGATTGCCGTCGAGGTGTACGGATCGGTTAGCTCGTTGCGGAATGCAGTCGAAACTCTCGGTTTTGCGGTGGCACTGGAGGATGAGCGTCTTGCCCAGGCCGAGCAGGATCTGGCCGACGGACTGATCAGTGATCGACAGTTGCTGCGTCTTCAGGTCGGGGCAAATCGTACTCGCGAGGCGTTACTGAATACCCGTGACAACCTGCGCTCGCTGGAACGTCGCCTGGAAGAGCTTGCCGGCGGCGGTATCGGCATCGGCGATCTCGAGCTCCAGAGCGATCCTCCCGTACCGTCATTCGACACACCGGATCAACCGGTGTCAGCTGACGTACGGCGTGCAGAGCGCAGGGTACAGGAGGCCGAACTGCAGCAGCTGATCGGTCGGGTAGACCGTGCGGCTCGGCTGTCGGTGTTTGCCAGGCTGGAGCCGCGGTATCCCGAACAGCGCAACGAACCTGACCAGCCCGGGGCGGCGGTGAGCGATCTGCTGGAGGGAGCCGGGACAGACTGGACGGTTGGTTTCGGACTGCGTATCCCCCTGTACGACGGTGGTGCAGCCCGGCAGACCGCGCTTGCCGAGGATCTGGCGGTGCAGCAGGCGCAGATTGAGGTGCAGCAGGCACGGGATGCGGCTGAAAGAGAAGATGCAGATTACGCCGAGCGACTTCAACTGCTGCGACAGCGACTGGATCTGCTGGAGGCTGATCTGGAGTTGGCCCGGCAAACCGAAGAGGATCTGGCTGAGCGTGTTACTGCCGGTACTGCAGGGCGTCTTCAGCTGGATGAAGCCCGTCTGGACAGGATGCAGGCTGCCGATGCCGCGCAGCAGGCTCGCTGGGATCTGGCTGCGGTCCTGGCGCAGCGGCAGGTTTTGCCCTGA
- a CDS encoding efflux RND transporter permease subunit, protein MTIGDFSVRNPVLVNILTVLLLVIGLLSVIRLPQEQFSEVPFFFINITVPYPGVSAEDIEATVTTRVETAMQGLDQLSTVQSVTSDGVAAISLQFDQGITRREFDRVFQEAQNRYNALSLPDGVAQAQISEFSSNDFLPVIEVVLYGDRPYEELNRTAKRLADRIEGVREVSGVNLVGSRDPVIMIEPDQQQLERLGISLDQVVQSLQARNVTIPGGSLTTPSRSLLLRTVGEIQSAEDFAQVILRTGEDGQTVRVGDVATTRQTFDNEGLAARFNGRSAISLRITKVPGGSSVGIIEDVRVVVDQFQEQGFAEGLEIVYFNDSTVQIRDSINVLVTNAVFGLILLVAILLVFVGMRNALMAALGIPVTFAVTFIILEYLGETLNSNTLFGLVLVLGLVVDHAIVIVENSFRLQQQGLSKHQAAIRGVNQVAIPVWAATATTVAAFLPLTFLPGIIGRFLRVVPLTVSIALVVSTLEATVFLPSHYADWPGKLRETRMARWIDGLQDRFARLLTALYRRRKRVLLVTAAIMIGTFSLVGQIRQNLFDAEDFSVFFIDIQMPAGTPIQQTDRVVRQFEQELMPLIGQGEVRAVNAYVGFSAGDNENVSDATVGQIIVDLLEREEGRTRPVPAVLRDAEALTRHIPGAEQVRYRTQQTGPPVDPPLSFRLFGNSFDQLEAAASEIREELQQIEGVFDVRDNLLLSSPELRIIVDDFQAARYGLSRAQIGNFVRAAFDGVDAGSVFIDNEEIGIRVRYDLPVQMTYDRFAQLRIPAPDGRSIPFDAVASIEDSEVLSSIRRLDGRREVTIEAEALPEVDLRRVNREIEELFFTQISPEVPDVQLDVGGQFAEFGTLLFDILRVFLIGVFLIYLILATQFRSYTQPILIMFSVPFAFVGVILFLLMTGTPLSTTVIYAGVALAGIAVNDSIVLISFINEERRDGMATAEAVIQGAVARLRPILLTSLTTIAGLLPIALGIGGRSVVWSPMAGTIVFGLLFSTITALIIIPCIYGLFYDRRSRGKGTGRKMLKSGENS, encoded by the coding sequence GTGGCGGCGATATCCCTGCAGTTCGACCAGGGGATAACCAGGCGTGAATTCGATCGGGTTTTCCAGGAGGCCCAGAACCGGTACAACGCGCTGTCGCTACCAGACGGAGTAGCGCAGGCACAGATCAGTGAGTTCAGCTCCAACGATTTTCTGCCGGTGATCGAGGTGGTGCTGTACGGGGATCGCCCCTACGAGGAACTGAATCGTACTGCCAAACGGCTGGCTGATCGTATCGAAGGGGTTCGTGAGGTTTCCGGGGTGAATCTGGTCGGTTCTCGTGATCCGGTGATCATGATAGAACCGGATCAGCAGCAACTGGAGCGGCTGGGGATCAGCCTGGATCAGGTGGTGCAGTCGCTGCAGGCGCGCAATGTTACCATTCCGGGCGGTTCGCTCACCACCCCGAGTCGCAGCCTGTTGCTCCGGACGGTCGGAGAGATCCAGTCTGCCGAGGATTTTGCCCAGGTGATTTTGCGAACCGGCGAGGATGGCCAGACAGTTCGTGTCGGGGATGTGGCCACGACCCGGCAGACGTTTGACAATGAGGGGCTGGCAGCGCGGTTTAACGGGCGCTCGGCAATCAGCCTGCGGATCACTAAGGTCCCTGGCGGGAGCAGCGTTGGCATCATCGAGGATGTTCGTGTTGTTGTAGACCAGTTCCAGGAGCAGGGATTCGCCGAAGGTCTGGAGATTGTGTACTTCAACGACTCGACCGTGCAGATACGTGACAGTATCAACGTGCTGGTTACCAATGCCGTGTTCGGGCTGATCCTGTTGGTGGCAATCCTTCTGGTCTTTGTGGGGATGCGTAATGCCCTGATGGCTGCTCTCGGGATTCCGGTTACCTTTGCGGTTACCTTTATCATTCTGGAGTATCTGGGCGAGACCCTGAACAGCAACACCCTGTTCGGACTGGTGCTGGTGCTCGGGCTGGTTGTTGATCATGCAATTGTAATCGTGGAGAACAGTTTTCGGCTGCAGCAGCAGGGGCTTTCCAAGCATCAGGCGGCTATCCGCGGGGTGAACCAGGTGGCAATCCCGGTGTGGGCTGCTACCGCTACCACGGTGGCCGCATTCCTGCCGCTGACCTTTTTGCCGGGGATTATCGGTCGCTTTTTGCGGGTGGTACCGCTCACCGTGAGTATTGCACTGGTAGTCAGTACCCTTGAGGCTACGGTATTTCTGCCAAGTCATTATGCCGACTGGCCAGGGAAGCTGCGGGAGACCCGTATGGCACGCTGGATTGACGGCCTGCAGGATAGATTTGCGCGACTGCTGACCGCCCTGTACCGTCGTCGAAAAAGGGTGCTGCTGGTAACCGCGGCGATTATGATAGGCACCTTTTCCCTGGTCGGGCAGATTCGGCAGAACCTGTTCGATGCCGAGGATTTCAGTGTATTTTTTATTGACATCCAGATGCCGGCGGGCACCCCGATACAGCAGACCGATCGTGTGGTGCGGCAGTTTGAGCAGGAGCTGATGCCGCTGATCGGACAGGGCGAGGTGCGGGCTGTCAATGCCTATGTGGGGTTTTCGGCTGGTGACAACGAGAACGTCAGTGATGCAACGGTAGGGCAGATTATTGTGGACCTGTTGGAGCGCGAGGAGGGGCGGACCAGGCCGGTGCCGGCGGTGCTGCGCGATGCCGAAGCCTTGACAAGGCATATCCCCGGGGCAGAGCAGGTGCGGTACCGCACCCAGCAAACCGGGCCGCCGGTGGATCCACCGCTCAGCTTTCGCCTCTTCGGCAACTCTTTCGATCAGCTTGAGGCCGCAGCCTCGGAGATCCGGGAGGAGCTGCAGCAGATCGAGGGCGTGTTCGATGTCCGGGACAACCTGCTGCTATCCAGCCCTGAATTGCGGATTATCGTCGATGATTTTCAGGCGGCACGCTATGGACTCAGTCGGGCCCAGATCGGCAACTTTGTGCGGGCGGCATTTGACGGGGTGGACGCCGGGTCGGTGTTTATTGACAACGAGGAGATCGGGATCCGGGTGCGCTATGATCTGCCGGTCCAGATGACCTATGATCGCTTTGCCCAGCTGCGAATTCCTGCGCCGGATGGCCGCAGTATCCCGTTTGATGCGGTTGCCAGTATCGAGGACAGCGAGGTGCTCAGCTCAATTCGGCGCCTGGACGGTCGTCGCGAGGTCACGATAGAGGCAGAGGCCCTGCCGGAGGTGGACCTGCGGAGGGTAAACCGGGAGATCGAAGAACTGTTCTTTACGCAGATCAGTCCGGAGGTGCCCGATGTACAGCTGGATGTCGGCGGTCAGTTTGCCGAGTTTGGTACCCTGCTGTTTGATATTTTGCGGGTATTTCTGATCGGGGTGTTCCTGATTTACCTGATCCTGGCAACCCAGTTTCGCAGCTATACCCAGCCGATACTGATAATGTTCAGTGTGCCGTTCGCCTTCGTCGGGGTGATTCTGTTCCTGCTGATGACCGGAACCCCGCTGTCCACGACGGTAATCTATGCCGGGGTTGCCCTGGCTGGCATCGCGGTAAATGACAGCATCGTACTTATCAGCTTTATCAATGAAGAGCGTCGCGACGGGATGGCAACCGCAGAGGCGGTAATCCAGGGGGCAGTTGCCAGACTGCGCCCCATACTGCTGACCAGTCTGACTACAATCGCGGGGCTGCTGCCGATAGCGCTGGGTATTGGCGGACGCAGTGTGGTCTGGAGCCCGATGGCGGGCACGATTGTTTTCGGCCTGTTGTTCTCGACCATAACTGCATTGATAATTATCCCGTGTATCTACGGGCTGTTCTATGATCGACGCAGCCGGGGTAAGGGAACCGGGCGAAAAATGCTGAAATCCGGAGAGAATTCATGA